The following proteins come from a genomic window of Triticum aestivum cultivar Chinese Spring chromosome 6A, IWGSC CS RefSeq v2.1, whole genome shotgun sequence:
- the LOC123128206 gene encoding ADP,ATP carrier protein 2, mitochondrial-like: MADRANHPSVMQKFGGQFHLASSFSEGVRARNICPSVPSYERRFTTSCYMTQNLGISVPMMSSSPLFANAPPEKKGVKNFAIDFLMGGVSAAVSKTAAAPIERVKLLIQNQDEMIKAGRLSEPYKGIGDCFGRTIKDEGFGSLWRGNTANVIRYFPTQALNFAFKDYFKRMFNFKKDKDGYWKWFGGNLASGGAAGASSLFFVYSLDYARTRLANDAKASKGGGDRQFNGLVDVYRKTLKSDGIAGLYRGFNISCVGIIVYRGLYFGLYDSLKPVLLTGTLQDNFFASFALGWLITNGAGLASYPIDTVRRRMMMTSGEAVKYKSSLDAFQQILAKEGAKSLFKGAGANILRAIAGAGVLSGYDQLQILFFGKKYGSGGA, from the exons ATGGCGGACCGTGCTAACCACCCGTCTGTCATGCAGAAGTTTGGTGGACAGTTCCACCTTGCCTCCAGCTTCTCTGAGGGTGTTCGTGCTCGCAACATCTGCCCTTCTGTGCCATCCTATGAGAGGCGCTTCACCACAAGCTGCTACATGACTCAGAACCTTGGCATCAGTGTccccatgatgtcatcttctccaTTGTTTGCCAATGCACCACCTGAGAAGAAAGGTGTCAAGAACTTTGCAATTGACTTCCTCATGGGAGGAGTGTCCGCTGCAGTTTCCAAGACTGCTGCAGCTCCTATTGAGCGTGTTAAGCTGCTTATCCAGAACCAGGATGAGATGATCAAGGCTGGCAGGCTCTCTGAGCCATACAAGGGTATTGGTGACTGCTTTGGCCGCACCATCAAGGATGAAGGCTTTGGCTCATTGTGGAGAGGAAACACTGCTAACGTCATCCGTTACTTCCCAACTCAG GCTTTGAACTTTGCATTCAAGGATTACTTCAAGAGGATGTTCAACTTCAAGAAGGACAAGGATGGTTACTGGAAGTGGTTCGGTGGCAACCTTGCTTCTGGTGGTGCTGCTGGTGCTTCCTCGCTCTTCTTCGTGTACTCCCTGGACTATGCTAGGACAAGGCTGGCCAATGACGCAAAGGCATCCAAGGGTGGAGGTGACAGGCAATTCAATGGCCTGGTTGATGTCTACCGCAAGACTCTCAAGTCAGATGGTATTGCTGGGCTTTACCGTGGATTCAACATCTCTTGTGTTGGAATCATTGTCTACCGTGGTCTGTACTTTGGACTGTATGATTCTCTGAAGCCCGTTCTCCTCACTGGCACTCTCCAG GACAACTTCTTTGCCAGCTTTGCTCTTGGTTGGTTGATCACCAACGGTGCCGGTCTTGCATCTTACCCCATTGACACCGTCCGCAGAAGGATGATGATGACCTCCGGAGAGGCTGTCAAGTACAAGAGCTCCTTGGATGCTTTCCAGCAGATCCTGGCGAAGGAGGGTGCCAAGTCTCTCTTCAAGGGTGCTGGTGCCAACATCCTCCGTGCCATTGCTGGTGCTGGTGTGCTCTCCGGCTACGATCAGCTCCAGATCCTCTTCTTCGGCAAGAAGTACGGCTCAGGCGGTGCCTAG